The Brachyhypopomus gauderio isolate BG-103 chromosome 1, BGAUD_0.2, whole genome shotgun sequence genome includes a window with the following:
- the LOC143525993 gene encoding uncharacterized protein LOC143525993, producing MLEPKVSVCRLTARTVRAFIEELDTEHTLPSILQYCTCLTLWTSTVRYQPSICADHNNLDKRVSRSGVASLKRSLCVWLVGLRKQQVETCDGKPAEPPFLKSPHHSPGLTIPQFSSPFPRSHHSSGLLNIPQVSSPFPKSAHHSSSLLTIPQVSSPFLRSPHHSSSLLTIPQASSPFLRSPHHSPGLLTIPQISSPFPRSHHSSSLLTIPQVSSPFPRSPHHSPGLLTIPQVCSPFLKSPHYSPGLLTIPQISSPFPRSHHSSSLLTIPQVSSPFLRSPHHSPGLLTIPQVSSPFLRSPHHSSSLLTIPQVSSPFLKSAHHSSGLLTIPQVSSPFPRSPHHSSSLLTIPQVSSPFLKSPHHSPGLLTIPQVCSYMCLTYDNC from the exons ATGCTTGAACCTAAAG TTTCAGTGTGCAGGCTGACAGCCAGAACAGTCCGGGCTTTCATTGAGGAACTCGACACTGAGCACACGCTTCCTTCCATCCTGCAGTACTGCACATGCTTGACTTTATGGACCAGTACAGTGAGATACCAGCCGAGTATCTGCGCAGATCACAACAACCTTGACAAACGCGTCAGCAGGTCGGGGGTCGCGTCTCTGAAACGCAGCCTTTGTGTGTGGTTGGTTGGACTCAGGAAACAGCAGGTTGAAACCTGTGATGGGAAACCAGCTGAACCACCATTCCTCAAGTCTCCTCACCATTCCCCAGGCCTCACCATTCCTCAATTCTCTTCACCATTCCCCAGGTCTCACCATTCCTCAGGTCTCCTCAACATTCCCCAGGTCTCCTCACCATTCCCGAAGTCTGCTCACCATTCCTCAAGTCTCCTCACCATTCCTCAGGTCTCCTCACCATTCCTCAGGTCTCCTCACCATTCCTCAAGTCTCCTCACCATTCCCCAGGCCTCCTCACCATTCCTCAGGTCTCCTCACCATTCCCCAGGTCTGCTCACCATTCCTCAAATCTCCTCACCGTTCCCCAGGTCTCACCATTCCTCAAGTCTGCTCACCATTCCTCAGGTCTCCTCACCATTCCCCAGGTCTCCTCACCATTCCCCAGGTCTGCTCACCATTCCTCAGGTCTGCTCACCATTCCTCAAGTCTCCTCACTATTCCCCAGGCCTGCTCACCATTCCTCAAATCTCCTCACCGTTCCCCAGGTCTCACCATTCCTCAAGTCTGCTCACCATTCCTCAGGTCTCCTCACCATTCCTCAGGTCTCCTCACCATTCCCCAGGTCTCCTCACCATTCCTCAAGTCTCCTCACCATTCCTCAGGTCTCCTCACCATTCCTCAAGTCTCCTCACAATTCCCCAGGTCTCCTCACCATTCCTCAAGTCTGCTCACCATTCCTCAGGTCTCCTCACCATTCCTCAGGTCTCCTCACCATTCCCCAGGTCTCCTCACCATTCCTCAAGTCTCCTCACAATTCCCCAGGTCTCCTCACCATTCCTCAAGTCTCCTCACCATTCCCCAG GTCTCCTCACCATTCCTCAGGTCTGCTCATACATGTGTTTAACATATGATAACTGTTAA